Below is a genomic region from Flammeovirgaceae bacterium SG7u.111.
CCACCACCTACTATGTAGAGGGTTTGGATGAAAACGGCTGTACAGGAATCGACTCAGTAACGATCATCGTTATTGAAGCTCCAGATATCGTTTCCGATACGGTAGGCTGCGATGGTGATGTAATTACTTTTGACGGAACTATCAACGGCGATTATTTTGCCACCTATGCATGGAGCACGGGAGAAACAACCCCTAAAGTGCACATCACCCAACCGGGAGAATACAACCTTATTGTACATGTTTCTGGTTTTGATGATACAGGCAAGGAATGTCATTTTGAACATACCGTTAATGTAGACTACAATGCTGTACCCGAGCCGTACCCAGTCGATTCCTTAATCTTTTGTTTTGATAATCCATATCATGCTACTCCACAAGACACGGTAATCAACTACGAAGGTGATTTCAAAAAAATCGCTTGGGTAGAAGAAGAATACCCTACTGACTCAGTCTTTGCGAGTGACATTACCATTTCGGCACCTGGAGTTTACATTGTGAATGTGACCAACAAGAATAATTGCACTACGGTAGATTCGGTAAGAATTGTAGAGCTATGTCCTGCGGTAATTCTTTACCCAAATGCCTTTACCCCAAACAAGGATAACCTCAACGACTCCTTCAGAATTAAAGGCGACAACTTCACCGATTTTGAACTGACTGTTTTCAACCGATGGGGAGAGATCATTTTCCAAACCAAAAACCAAGAAGAAGGTTGGCCAGGAACATCAGGTGGAGTAGACATGCCAATGGGAGTCTACCCTTTCATGGTTGTCTATGAAGAAGAGCTTTATCCAGGACAAGTAAGAACTGTCCATGGTTCGGTCACCATTATTCGTTGATATCATCCAACCTACACTATTTATATCTCAAGCCATTCAGTTTTTCTGGATGGCTTTTTTTATTAAATTTCCAAACGGAAAGCCTTCAACATAGTTTACCAACATACAAGGCTTTCACAAAAGCCTATTTATCAACCCTTACCAAAAACACAGCAGATTAACATGGAAAAAGTATATATCTTATCATCCGTCAGGACTCCAATTGGAAGCTTTGGAGGGATCTTATCATCACAATCAGCCACTCAACTGGGGGCAGCAGCCATAAAAGGTGCATTAGCCAAAGCTGGTGTAGAGGCAAGTGATGTAGAAGAAGTGATTATGGGGAATGTCATTTCTGCAAACCTAGGTCAAGCACCGGCCAGACAAGCAGCCATATTCGCAGGAATTGGGCAAGATGTCCCCTGCACCACCATCAATAAAGTATGTGCATCTGGCACAAAAGCCATTATGTTGGCAGCGCAAAGCATCATGTTAGGTAATGCAGATGTAATAGTAGCCGGTGGCATGGAAAGCATGTCGAATATCCCCTATTACCTCCCAAAGGCGCGCTATGGCTATAAATTTGGAGATGGGAAATTGGTAGACGGCCTTACCAAAGATGGCCTTACCGATGTCTACAGCGATAAAATAATGGGGATTTGCGCCGACCAGACTGCAACAGAGTATGAAATAAGCCGAGAAGCGCAAGATGAATACACCATCAATTCATACAAGCGTGTAGCAGAAAATACTGAAAATGGATTTTTCAAAAATGAGATCATTCCTGTAGAAATCGCCCAACGAAAAGGCGAGCCGCTCATAATAAGTGAAGACGAAGAGTTCAAAAAAGTAAAGTTCGAGAAAATCCCAAGCCTGCGCCCTGTGTTCAGCACGAATGGAACAGTGACTGCCGCAAATGCCTCTACTATAAATGACGGTGCTTCTGCTGCTGTATTGATTTCTGAAACCAAAATGAGGAAACTTGGCTTGCTGCCCCAAGCTGAAATCATTGCTTTTGCCGATGCTGCCCGAGAGCCCGAATGGTTCACCATTGCCCCTGTACTTGCCGCAAAAAAAGCACTTGAAAAATCAGGGCTTTCATTAGATGAAATCGACTATTTTGAAGTAAACGAAGCCTTTTCTGTGGTACCACTTGCCTTTAACCAACTTATGGGGGTTGACCCTGCCAAGGTGAACGTTGTAGGAGGTTCGGTAGCAATTGGTCATCCGTTAGGAGCCTCAGGAGCAAGAATTGTAACCACACTCAATAATGTATTGCACCAGAAAAGTGGTAATTTGGGAATGGCTGCAATTTGCAACGGAGGAGGGGGGGCTTCTGCAATTATTATAAAAAGAGAAATATAAACCCACGGAGTCAGCTTACTTCGAAGAAGTTGTTTGAAGCCATTATTTTATCCTATAAATAGAAGTATTTTGGCTTAGATGAGGCAAAATACTTCTATTTTCGCTGGTAAACAAAAATTTCAAACAACTTCAGAAGCTATTTTTTGGCATTAAAAATTAACCACCTACATATTTTTTATCCCTTTGGTGCAATTTCATTTAATTCAGCATTTTTACATGTCTTATTATTGATTAACTATTAGTAGAAAAATGAATTTTCACACAATAGATACGTGTTGAATTCAAACTATTTAAATTTGAAAAAATCATTTTTAAAACTACTTTTTTAATAAACTGAAGGATCGTCTGATGTTAGTAAACAACATACATTTCCAACAGATTTTTACACTAGCGATTCATTTTCTTTAAGCAAAATTTGACAAGCGTTTAACTCTATAACTCACAGTAATGGCTAAAAAAAAGAGTAATACTAAAATTTATATTATACTGGGTTCACTTCTTGTTCTAGTGGTGTTGGCTGGGTTCATTGGAAGAAAACAGGGCTGGATTGGCGGTGAAAAAGCCAAGAAAGTTGTATTTGGTAAGGTAAAAAGAGAAACAATTGTAGAGAAAGTAAGTGCCTCGGGTAGGGTTCAACCAGAAAATGAAGTACGAATTAGCCCTCTAGTTCCTGGTGAAATAGATGAAATCTATATAGAAGAAGGTGATTCCGTTGTTGCAGGTCAGCTCTTGCTCAAAATCAAACCTGACAATTTACGCTCAGCACTTGACAGATCTATTGCTGCGCTCAATACTCAAAAAGCGAATTACGCTCAGTCACAAGCAAGGCTTTCCCAAGCAAAAGCTCGATTTATCAACTCTGAACTTACCTTCAAAAGGAACAAATCCCTTTTTGATGAAAAAGTAATCTCTGAACAAGAATATGAACAAAGCTTAGCCGATTTTGAAGTGTCAAAAGCCGAACTTGAAGCTGCTGAAAAAAGCGTAGAATCATCTATGTTTACTGTAAAAAGTGCAGAAGCTACTGTTAAAGAAGCGAAGGAAAACCTAGGCTTTACCGAAATTTATGCGCCCATGGGCGGTATCATCACCAAGCTTTTGGTTGAAAAGGGAGAACGAGTGGTAGGTACTCAACAAATGTCAGGTACGGAGCTTTTAAGAGTTGCCAACCTGAATGTGATGGAAGTAAGGGTGAATGTGAACGAAAACGACATTATAAGAGTGAACGAAGGCGATACTGCAATTATAGATGTTGACTCCTATTCTTTCTTAGAAGCGGAATTTAAAGGAGTGGTAACTGCTATTGCCAATTCAGCAAACGAAGGGGTAAATGGGTTGAGCACTGACGCAGTAACAGAGTTTGAAGTAAAAATCAGGATTTTAAGAGACTCATACAGAAGCCTTTCACAGAACAAAAAAGAGGACACCTTCTCTCCCACTATCAATCCTTTCCGCCCAGGTATGACAGCCAGCGTGGATATCATTACAGCCAGAAAAGCTGGAGCGTTATCAGTTCCATTAGCTTCAGTAACCACCAGAAAGATAGAGATGAAAGAAGGTGAAGAAAAGAAAAAAGCTGCTAAAGACGATGACGATATGAAAGAAGTTGTCTTTCTTCACTTAGGTGATTCGGTTATGCAAGTGGAGGTGGTAACTGGAATAAGTGACTTCGAAAATATTGAAATATTAGAAGGGCTAGAAGAAGATCAAGAAATAGTAAAAGGTCCGTTCTTACAAGTTTCCAAAACACTTAAAAATGGAGACAAAGTAGAAAGAATGGAGGATCGCAAGCCAGGTGGTAAAGGTCCTAAGGTTGATTAATTTGATGGTTCAAAAAAAACAGTGCTCCTCAAGTTTTGTCTGAGGAGCACTGTTTTTTTTGAACCTATTTTCTCTTAGCCCAAATCTCATGGATAGGATCACCTTTGCTGCTCAAGCCCTTATGGTGCCATTCTCCATCTTTTAGCTCGTAATCAAAAGTCAGGGAAGCCCCTACCCGACTACTATCTTTGGAAAAGAACTCAATATTCTCCGTGTATTTTCCATCCACAGTTGTGTAGGTCCCCCCACCTGTTCCGCTAAATTTAGCCGTCTCTACATTGTAAGCCACCCACTGAAAGCGAGTGCCCGAAAGGATTTTCAATGTCCTTCTTGCCCCAAACTCTCTTCGAGTCATCTCCCCGTCCCGTTCTCTTCCACTAAAAAACCAAGCTCCTACCAAAGCACCGGGTTCATTGGAGTCAACCTTTGTCCAAACTTTATCATCTCCTTCAAATAGGATCGTATCACCTTTCAAGTCAAATGTCAACACCCGAGTTTGCCCTACTGAAGTACTATCATTAGTATCAAATTCTGTTGTAATAGAAAAAACGTTTCCTTTTGATAGCCAAGTTCCTCCAAAAGTCCTAACAAACTCCCTTCTCTCTAAACTGTAGAATGTTTCCGCCAAATACCCATCTTCTACTATTGTCATAATTTCAACTTCTTCTCCCTTTTCATTAGTATAAGATGTAGTCCATGCCCCTGTCAACAGAGAAGATTGATCAACATCTCCTGCAACTTGTTCCGCTTCGGGTGTTTCAGCCTGATCATCAGTCTTCTTTTTTTCACAACTGGAAAAAACAGTGATCATAAGTAGCATCAATAAATAGTATTTCATAGGGTTAGAGTTTAGGTTAAATAAAAATGATTAAAGGATGAAACCCAATTTAGTTTAGAAATAAGGAGAGTACAAGGAGTATTTATAAATGAACAATACAAGACTAAAAAATATCTCGATTTTTTTTTAGAAAACATGAAATATTATCGTTGCAAAGGATTCTTTTCTACTTTTCCCCGTATTCAACTCCTATTCCTTATCCCCAAAAGAGACCTTTGACAGCAAAGAAGTCAAACACTATTTGCCTTTTAGGAGTATGATTTTATACCTTAGAGCAGTATTTGCAACGTCCCGGTTAATATGAAAATTGAAATTGAATTAATTAAAAACCTTAAAGAAGGTGATCATCTAGCCTTTAAAGAGCTGTATTCCAAGTATGCTGATAAACTATTTTACTTCTCTTTAAAATACACCAAAAACACTGATGATGCCAATGAAATAGTCCAAACTATTTTTTTGAAGGTTTGGGAAAACAGAAAAAAACTCAACCCAGAACTTTCTTTTAATGCTTACCTCATTCAAATTGGTAAAAACATAATTTACCGTCAATATCAAAAAAGGCAACTGGAAATAAAATACCAGACCCTTCAAAAAGAAACTCCACTTAGCATCACTCATAATACTGAAGAGTACATTATTTTTTCAGAATTAGAGCAAAAAACAAAAGATTATATTGGTGACATGCCGGAGAAAAGAAAGCAAGTGTTTATGCTGAGCAGAATTGAAGGGTTTACTCACGAAGAGATTGCAAAAAAGCTTGGGATATCTGTAGGGACCGTTAAACAACATATGAACCAGGCACTTAAATCACTCAACAAAAAAATGCTCAACGATGGACTTCTGACACTTATGCTCTTTGCTGCTATGTATGTTTAAGAAATTCGATTCAAACTTCCTTTTTTTTAAAAAACATTTTTTTGTTCTTGACTATAACCTTGTCTCTACTTCATGATATCTATTATAGATAAATATGAAAACAGTGGACAAGATATTAATAGATAAGTATTTTAATAACAAGTGTACCCCTGAAGAAGAGGAAAAGGTCAAAGCTTGGCTAGCGTCTATGAAAGCTGACTTTGAAGGGTTATCTTCTTTGGAAAAAACTTGGTACAAGTTTGAGCCTCCTAAAGAGCCTGAAGTATCTTGGGACAAAGAAGAGCTTTATAAAAAAATAAAGTCGATCATAAACGCTAGTGATGAGGCAGGAAATACACCTGTCAGAAAACTGTACCCTGAAACCAAGAGCATTTCCTCTAATAAAAGGAATAACTCTGTTTATACTTTCAGGAAAAAAGAGGGTTTCAATAGCTATGCCGCAGCTATCACTTTCTTTTTGATCGCTGGAATTGCAGCATATTTTGCGATTCTCGAACCTCCTAAAAAGCAGCTTGCCCAGTACAAAGAAGAAATACAAACTAAATCAAACCCTAAGGGGATCAAATCTAGTATTACTTTTCCGGACGGAACTGTTGTAAAGTTAAATTCCGACAGCAAAATAAGTTTTCCTAAAAAATTCAATGCCTACAAGAGAGTCGTTACTCTAGAAGGAGAAGCCTTTTTTGAGGTAACCCCCGACTCCACCCGCCCATTTATAGTAAAAGTGGGAAATGTAGAAGCTAAAGTACTTGGTACTTCCTTCAATATAAACACCCTTGCCGACCCTAATAAAGTTGATATTGCTCTACTTACAGGAAAGCTCGCAGTTTACTCTCCTAATGAGCAAAAAGAAATACTACTCCCTACTGAAAGGGCCGTTTATGATAAAAATTCAGGTCAGATTAGTACTGGACACTTCGATGCGGAACAAGTTCTATCTTGGAAAGAGGGAATCTTGATTTTCAAAGGAGCTTCAATCGATGAAATTACCGCTCGCTTAGAAAGATGGTATAACTGCGAAATAGTATTTGCAGACAATGCCAACTTAAAAGCATATAACAAAATAAACTTCACTGGAAAGTTTAATCATAAAACCTTGAAAGAAGTGCTCGAAGGAATGGCAATTGCTTCTGGGTTACAATTCGAGCTCAAAAACAAGAAGGTTTTTTTCTATTGATCGATAACTCCGAATAACTATCGAGCACAAAAAAATGCCTGCCCTACAGTTTGGCGACCATGAGCAGACATTCGGTTTTGTGCTATTTAAACCATCAAAACTTATTCAAAAATATGAAAAAGAAACTACTTAGACAATTACTAAAGATGTCAGGATTTGCAGTAGGCAGTATTATTGTCCAGTGCCTTTGTTTCACCGTTCTTTTTGCCTCTGATATAAACGCTCAGAAAGTAAGCATCGAGGACATCTATGTGAAAATGGAAGGAGGCAACAAAGAGCTAAAGGTTCTCTTCGATGAGATTGAAAACAAGACTGATTTTTATTTCAATTTTGATGAAAAAACGTTAAAGAATTTGCAGGCTGTGCAAATTACTTCCTCAGTTAAGAGTTTAAAAGAGGTATTGATTGATATAGCTTATCAAGCTAACCTATCTTTCAAAAGAGTAAATGACAATATATATGTCATCAAAAACAAAAAAAAGACTCCTACCTCTAGGAAAAACCTCGTCTTTGAGATACAACAAACTAAGGTTACTGGAAAAGTAACTTCCGTTGAAGATGGAGAGCCTCTTCCTGGAGTCAGTATAATTATAAAGGGCACTTCGACTGGTGCCGTTACTGATGTAGATGGCAATTATTCTTTAAACGTTGACAATAATTCTATTTTACAGTTCAGCTACATTGGTTTCGCAACACAAGAAGTAGAAGTAAGCAATCAAACTATCATTAATGTTGTGATGGAATATGACTTGGAGCAATTGAAAGAAGTTGTTGTTATAGGCTATGGTTCCCAAAAAAAGGAAGACCTAACAGGAGCCGTTTCAAGTGCAGACCTGAAGTCATTTGAAAATGCGCCAAACGTAAACATTGCCCAAAGTCTTCAAGGAACTATCCCTGGATTGAATGTCGGGCAAGTTAGTCAAGCGGGAACAACCCCTAACATCTCTATCAGGGGTCGGACGTCCTTAGGAGGCAACAATTCAGTACTGATTGTGGTAGATGGAATCATCTATACTGGTTCTATCACCGCTATCAACCCAGATGACATTGCTTCTATAGATGTGCTTAAGGACGCAAGTTCTGCTGCTGTATATGGTGCACAAGGTGCAAACGGAGTTATGCTTATTACAACAAAAAAAGGGAGGCGTGATAGAAAACCAACTATTTCTTATACTACCTCCTATACAACACAAAACCCTAGTAGTGATTACAGACCTTTAAACCGTGAAGGATATCTTGAAAAAGTTCGTAATCAATATTACGACGAAGCCTTTTTAGCTCCTAATTATACAGAACCAAATCCAGATTTTAACTTGGCTGATTATGTAGATGGATCTATGGTAGATGAGAATGGCAACATTTTAGACAATGATTTTAGCTGGTGGGACGCAGCAACCAATACAGGATATATCATGGATCACCAAATCAGTATTTCAGGAGGTAGTGAAAGTTCTAGCTATCTGCTATCAGCCGGTTATACCAAACAAAAGGGATTTATCATCAATGATTTGTATGAAAGGAAAAGTATTCGGGCTAATGTGGATTCTGACGTAAAAAATTGGTGGACTATTGGTATGCAATCTTTTGCTTCTTTCGGTGATTATAGTGGTGCAGAACCCCAACTGTCTAACATCACAAGGTTTTCTCCATTATTGACGCCATATGATGAAAATGGAGACATGATCCCATTCCCTACCAATACAATTGAACCTAATCCATTTTTGACGTATGATGTAACTGACCTCAATAATCAGAACTACATTTTTGGCAATTTTTATTCTGAAATCAAATTCCCATTTCTTGAAGGGCTGTCGTACAGAATAAACTTTGGGAATACCTATCGTTGGGACAAATATTACTATGCCAGCGAATACAGTGCAGGGCAAACTGGACGTGCCTCTAAAGACAATCAGTTCAGGTATGACTATACACTAGACAATATTTTAACATACAAGAAAACTATCAACAATAAGCATAATATCACTGCAACATTGCTCTATGGAGCTACAGAAAGAAATTTTGATCGCACTTACGCTTCCGTAGAAGGTTTTTCAAGCCTTACATTAGGCTATAATAGTCTTCAGCAAGCTACTAACCAGTTCGCTACATCAAGTGCTTGGAGCGAGGCATTGAATTATCAGATGATAAGACTCAATTATGTATTATCTGAAAAGTACTTGGCTACAGTTACTGTTCGTAGAGATGGCTTTTCTGGTTTTGCGGCAAATAAAAAATGGGGAGTATTCCCTTCTGCAG
It encodes:
- a CDS encoding acetyl-CoA C-acyltransferase, with product MEKVYILSSVRTPIGSFGGILSSQSATQLGAAAIKGALAKAGVEASDVEEVIMGNVISANLGQAPARQAAIFAGIGQDVPCTTINKVCASGTKAIMLAAQSIMLGNADVIVAGGMESMSNIPYYLPKARYGYKFGDGKLVDGLTKDGLTDVYSDKIMGICADQTATEYEISREAQDEYTINSYKRVAENTENGFFKNEIIPVEIAQRKGEPLIISEDEEFKKVKFEKIPSLRPVFSTNGTVTAANASTINDGASAAVLISETKMRKLGLLPQAEIIAFADAAREPEWFTIAPVLAAKKALEKSGLSLDEIDYFEVNEAFSVVPLAFNQLMGVDPAKVNVVGGSVAIGHPLGASGARIVTTLNNVLHQKSGNLGMAAICNGGGGASAIIIKREI
- a CDS encoding efflux RND transporter periplasmic adaptor subunit — its product is MAKKKSNTKIYIILGSLLVLVVLAGFIGRKQGWIGGEKAKKVVFGKVKRETIVEKVSASGRVQPENEVRISPLVPGEIDEIYIEEGDSVVAGQLLLKIKPDNLRSALDRSIAALNTQKANYAQSQARLSQAKARFINSELTFKRNKSLFDEKVISEQEYEQSLADFEVSKAELEAAEKSVESSMFTVKSAEATVKEAKENLGFTEIYAPMGGIITKLLVEKGERVVGTQQMSGTELLRVANLNVMEVRVNVNENDIIRVNEGDTAIIDVDSYSFLEAEFKGVVTAIANSANEGVNGLSTDAVTEFEVKIRILRDSYRSLSQNKKEDTFSPTINPFRPGMTASVDIITARKAGALSVPLASVTTRKIEMKEGEEKKKAAKDDDDMKEVVFLHLGDSVMQVEVVTGISDFENIEILEGLEEDQEIVKGPFLQVSKTLKNGDKVERMEDRKPGGKGPKVD
- a CDS encoding membrane or secreted protein; this translates as MKYYLLMLLMITVFSSCEKKKTDDQAETPEAEQVAGDVDQSSLLTGAWTTSYTNEKGEEVEIMTIVEDGYLAETFYSLERREFVRTFGGTWLSKGNVFSITTEFDTNDSTSVGQTRVLTFDLKGDTILFEGDDKVWTKVDSNEPGALVGAWFFSGRERDGEMTRREFGARRTLKILSGTRFQWVAYNVETAKFSGTGGGTYTTVDGKYTENIEFFSKDSSRVGASLTFDYELKDGEWHHKGLSSKGDPIHEIWAKRK
- a CDS encoding RNA polymerase sigma-70 factor, producing the protein MKIEIELIKNLKEGDHLAFKELYSKYADKLFYFSLKYTKNTDDANEIVQTIFLKVWENRKKLNPELSFNAYLIQIGKNIIYRQYQKRQLEIKYQTLQKETPLSITHNTEEYIIFSELEQKTKDYIGDMPEKRKQVFMLSRIEGFTHEEIAKKLGISVGTVKQHMNQALKSLNKKMLNDGLLTLMLFAAMYV
- a CDS encoding FecR domain-containing protein, whose protein sequence is MDKILIDKYFNNKCTPEEEEKVKAWLASMKADFEGLSSLEKTWYKFEPPKEPEVSWDKEELYKKIKSIINASDEAGNTPVRKLYPETKSISSNKRNNSVYTFRKKEGFNSYAAAITFFLIAGIAAYFAILEPPKKQLAQYKEEIQTKSNPKGIKSSITFPDGTVVKLNSDSKISFPKKFNAYKRVVTLEGEAFFEVTPDSTRPFIVKVGNVEAKVLGTSFNINTLADPNKVDIALLTGKLAVYSPNEQKEILLPTERAVYDKNSGQISTGHFDAEQVLSWKEGILIFKGASIDEITARLERWYNCEIVFADNANLKAYNKINFTGKFNHKTLKEVLEGMAIASGLQFELKNKKVFFY
- a CDS encoding TonB-dependent receptor; the protein is MKKKLLRQLLKMSGFAVGSIIVQCLCFTVLFASDINAQKVSIEDIYVKMEGGNKELKVLFDEIENKTDFYFNFDEKTLKNLQAVQITSSVKSLKEVLIDIAYQANLSFKRVNDNIYVIKNKKKTPTSRKNLVFEIQQTKVTGKVTSVEDGEPLPGVSIIIKGTSTGAVTDVDGNYSLNVDNNSILQFSYIGFATQEVEVSNQTIINVVMEYDLEQLKEVVVIGYGSQKKEDLTGAVSSADLKSFENAPNVNIAQSLQGTIPGLNVGQVSQAGTTPNISIRGRTSLGGNNSVLIVVDGIIYTGSITAINPDDIASIDVLKDASSAAVYGAQGANGVMLITTKKGRRDRKPTISYTTSYTTQNPSSDYRPLNREGYLEKVRNQYYDEAFLAPNYTEPNPDFNLADYVDGSMVDENGNILDNDFSWWDAATNTGYIMDHQISISGGSESSSYLLSAGYTKQKGFIINDLYERKSIRANVDSDVKNWWTIGMQSFASFGDYSGAEPQLSNITRFSPLLTPYDENGDMIPFPTNTIEPNPFLTYDVTDLNNQNYIFGNFYSEIKFPFLEGLSYRINFGNTYRWDKYYYASEYSAGQTGRASKDNQFRYDYTLDNILTYKKTINNKHNITATLLYGATERNFDRTYASVEGFSSLTLGYNSLQQATNQFATSSAWSEALNYQMIRLNYVLSEKYLATVTVRRDGFSGFAANKKWGVFPSAALGWVVSNEKLFNVDFIDFLKLRAGYGSIGNLTSRYFSLSRISRSSAYVFGDGGSPLFGQQVSSLSNNDLEWESTTGINFGLDFRLFSDRLSGSFEYYNTETENQLFKRSIPSITGVNSINVNLGNIKNKGVELSLTSINVQKSDFLWETTLNFSRNANEIVSLTGEDLDGDGVEDDIIADGRFIGESIGTLYGYEAGPMYQLDDEIPAGYYPGTYSVIDQNGDGEITPDDRKIIGRREPAYRISMLNSFSYKNFTLTVFLNSIQGGKNGYLQNNNPSMTRTDNDIRNNYYQQIDFWSPSNPDGKYARSIQNPTLRPGLYQDRSFVRLQDISLSYNFSGELLDKTGLSGLSLFVSGKNLATWTKWEGWDPEGSNPDPEYAQGLSAGSRPIMKGYSFGLNVKF